A genomic region of Deltaproteobacteria bacterium contains the following coding sequences:
- a CDS encoding SUMF1/EgtB/PvdO family nonheme iron enzyme, translating into AVGSHLLRRVGPPCPTANGDGRPQRAAPTVESPSCQDFIEFARRTPEILRQTQLQTLMLAMGAVGGGARSRPSRTFELEGLRARLEDARNRLASAERRGDESDQGASRLVIHELEQKIAGLETETVQMLAKAHPVASLMSLVSVKGGRFRMGGEDVDAYDDEDPVQEITLPGFEVTETVVTNAALELYREAMKEKPFAVIATEAENPYCWVIGRFASEEAARRYVGEGSKGNINEIIESESAGNNPGAYDFFSQRRFVTGLQDENLKDNPNGLQIVRVVPEIYRKSEKLF; encoded by the coding sequence TGCAGTTGGAAGTCATCTTCTTCGTAGGGTTGGGCCTCCGTGCCCGACCGCAAATGGTGACGGGCGGCCACAGAGGGCCGCCCCTACGGTAGAATCCCCCAGCTGCCAAGACTTCATCGAATTTGCGCGCCGAACCCCAGAGATTTTGCGTCAAACACAGCTGCAAACCTTGATGCTGGCGATGGGAGCGGTGGGAGGAGGAGCCAGGTCTCGTCCAAGTAGGACGTTTGAGCTTGAAGGATTGAGAGCTCGTCTGGAAGATGCTCGTAATCGATTGGCTAGTGCAGAAAGAAGAGGAGATGAAAGCGATCAAGGTGCTTCTCGTTTGGTGATTCACGAATTAGAACAAAAGATTGCTGGCCTTGAAACTGAAACTGTTCAAATGCTTGCCAAAGCCCACCCTGTAGCTAGTTTGATGAGCCTAGTGTCTGTAAAAGGTGGTAGATTCCGTATGGGAGGAGAGGATGTAGATGCTTATGACGATGAAGACCCTGTTCAAGAAATCACCCTGCCTGGTTTTGAAGTGACCGAGACCGTGGTGACGAATGCGGCCCTTGAACTTTATAGAGAGGCGATGAAAGAAAAGCCTTTTGCTGTGATTGCTACCGAAGCGGAAAACCCTTATTGCTGGGTGATTGGGCGCTTTGCTAGTGAGGAAGCAGCTAGAAGATACGTGGGTGAAGGAAGTAAGGGAAATATTAACGAAATCATTGAAAGTGAATCCGCTGGAAATAATCCAGGAGCTTACGATTTTTTTAGTCAAAGAAGGTTTGTGACGGGTCTTCAAGATGAAAATCTTAAAGACAACCCCAACGGCTTGCAGATTGTCCGAGTGGTTCCCGAAATCTATAGAAAGAGCGAAAAACTTTTTTAG